A single Streptomyces mirabilis DNA region contains:
- a CDS encoding FAD-dependent oxidoreductase, with protein MNRLEEAGEVGQHTPVLIVGGSLVGLSTSLFLGRLGVPHLLVERHSGTSIHPRGRGNNVRTMELFRVAGVQRRIEEAASVLAENHGIMQTPTLVGDAGEWLFKEIDPGGGLARFSPGAWCLCSQNDLEPVLLKSARELGGDLRFSTEMLSFEQDVHGITAQLKSRETGEHSTVRADYLVAADGPRSPIRERLAIGQSGPGDLFHNVSVTFTSRGLADIVGDRRFIVCYLTNPEADGALLPVDNKEHWVFHAPWHPEHGETLEEFTDERCADHIRRAVGVADLDVRITGRAAWHAAERVAERYSDGRVFLAGDSAHEMSPTGAFGSNTGIQDAHNLAWKLAAVLDGWAGPGLLKSYDAERRPVAEATSARASSRSVEHSHPGYIPAPGAAGPGGKKGGILNVALAYRYPRGAVLGADQSAPIVPDGLRLTGEPGSRAPHMWLHRAGTRVSTLDLYERSMVLLTSSDKWHSAAKDVAQRLSVPLDAYRIGSGPGAEFSPASDTDWAEVHGVTEDGAVLVRPDGFVAWRSEGPSANPETALREALAAILDRG; from the coding sequence ATGAACCGATTGGAAGAGGCCGGCGAGGTCGGTCAGCACACGCCGGTCCTCATCGTCGGCGGCTCCCTGGTGGGCCTGTCCACCTCGCTGTTCCTGGGCCGGCTCGGTGTGCCGCACCTGCTGGTCGAACGCCATTCGGGCACCTCGATCCATCCGCGTGGGCGCGGCAACAACGTGCGCACGATGGAGCTGTTCCGGGTGGCCGGGGTGCAGCGGCGCATCGAGGAGGCCGCGTCGGTCCTGGCGGAGAACCACGGCATCATGCAGACCCCGACGCTGGTGGGCGACGCCGGTGAATGGCTGTTCAAGGAGATCGACCCGGGCGGCGGGCTCGCCCGCTTCAGCCCCGGCGCGTGGTGCCTGTGCAGCCAGAACGACCTGGAGCCGGTGCTCCTGAAGAGCGCCCGGGAGCTGGGCGGAGACCTGCGGTTCTCCACCGAGATGCTGTCGTTCGAGCAGGACGTGCACGGGATCACCGCGCAGCTCAAGAGCCGGGAGACGGGCGAGCACAGCACCGTCCGCGCGGACTACCTGGTCGCGGCGGACGGCCCGCGCAGCCCGATCCGCGAGCGGCTCGCCATCGGGCAGAGCGGACCGGGCGACCTGTTCCACAACGTGAGCGTCACGTTCACCTCCCGGGGCCTCGCGGACATCGTCGGCGACCGGCGCTTCATCGTCTGCTACCTGACCAACCCGGAGGCCGACGGGGCGCTCCTGCCGGTCGACAACAAGGAGCACTGGGTCTTCCACGCGCCCTGGCACCCCGAACACGGCGAGACCCTGGAGGAGTTCACCGACGAGCGGTGCGCGGACCACATCCGACGCGCCGTGGGCGTAGCCGATCTCGATGTGCGGATCACCGGCAGGGCCGCCTGGCACGCCGCCGAGCGGGTCGCCGAGCGCTACTCGGACGGCAGGGTGTTCCTGGCCGGCGACTCGGCCCACGAGATGTCCCCCACCGGTGCGTTCGGCTCCAACACCGGTATCCAGGACGCGCACAACCTCGCCTGGAAACTGGCCGCCGTGCTGGACGGCTGGGCCGGTCCCGGACTGCTGAAGTCCTACGACGCCGAGCGCCGCCCGGTCGCGGAGGCGACCAGCGCCCGCGCCTCGTCTCGTTCGGTCGAGCACAGCCACCCCGGGTACATCCCCGCCCCGGGAGCCGCCGGCCCCGGCGGCAAGAAGGGCGGCATCCTCAACGTGGCGCTGGCCTACCGCTATCCGCGTGGCGCGGTCCTGGGCGCCGACCAGTCGGCACCGATCGTCCCCGACGGCCTGCGCCTGACCGGCGAGCCCGGCAGCCGGGCACCGCACATGTGGCTGCACCGCGCCGGCACCCGGGTCTCCACCCTCGACCTGTACGAGCGGTCCATGGTGCTCCTGACCTCGTCGGACAAGTGGCACAGCGCGGCGAAGGACGTCGCCCAGCGGCTGTCCGTCCCGCTCGACGCGTACCGGATCGGCAGCGGCCCCGGCGCGGAGTTCTCCCCCGCGAGCGACACGGACTGGGCGGAGGTGCACGGCGTCACCGAGGACGGGGCGGTGCTGGTCCGCCCTGACGGATTCGTCGCCTGGCGCTCCGAGGGCCCATCGGCGAACCCGGAAACGGCACTGCGGGAGGCTCTCGCGGCGATCCTGGACCGGGGCTGA
- a CDS encoding SchA/CurD-like domain-containing protein, which yields MTTSGRISQSAFDGSRLRVILLLDLYEGAQEQFLDAYEHMRNQVASVPGHLSDQLCQSIENPSQWLITSEWESAPPFLAWVNSEEHVETVRPMHNCVRDTRSMRYSILRETSPAQPNGHKSAQAGMQVEARVGEGVARHALTFTVKPGTESKVAEILAGYESPQAQVDDTTRLRRTSLFMHGNRVVRAVEVEGDLMAALRHVARQPEVRAVEEAINPYLEQDRDLRDPDSARVFFTRAALPSVHHVTSGRKAPEDVRRHALYYPAKPGCGMELARLLAHQDEAAAEDPKSPVYRSTVFQRDDIVVRLIDVTGELDADPVAALGVKGAKKAAELERLLDGAAIGVEGSLETERNINRLLSHVDMMPVTDRSADS from the coding sequence ATGACTACTTCGGGACGTATATCGCAATCGGCGTTCGACGGCTCCAGGCTTCGGGTGATTCTGCTGCTGGACCTGTACGAAGGCGCCCAGGAGCAGTTCCTCGACGCGTACGAGCACATGCGCAATCAGGTGGCGTCCGTCCCCGGACATCTCAGCGACCAGCTCTGCCAGTCGATCGAGAACCCCTCGCAGTGGCTCATCACCAGCGAATGGGAGAGCGCCCCGCCCTTCCTCGCCTGGGTGAACAGCGAGGAGCACGTCGAGACGGTCCGGCCGATGCACAACTGCGTCCGGGACACCCGCTCGATGCGCTACAGCATCCTTCGGGAGACCAGCCCCGCCCAGCCGAACGGCCACAAGTCGGCCCAGGCGGGTATGCAGGTCGAGGCTCGGGTGGGCGAAGGTGTGGCACGCCACGCACTCACCTTCACCGTCAAACCGGGCACCGAGTCGAAGGTCGCGGAGATCCTCGCCGGATACGAGTCCCCCCAGGCCCAGGTCGACGACACCACGCGGCTGCGGCGCACCTCCCTCTTCATGCACGGCAACCGTGTCGTGCGTGCGGTGGAGGTGGAGGGCGACCTCATGGCGGCACTGCGTCACGTCGCCCGTCAGCCCGAGGTACGGGCGGTCGAGGAGGCCATCAACCCGTACCTGGAGCAGGACCGGGACCTGAGGGACCCCGACTCGGCGCGGGTCTTCTTCACCCGGGCCGCGCTGCCGTCCGTGCACCACGTGACGTCCGGCCGCAAGGCACCCGAGGACGTGCGCCGCCACGCGCTCTACTACCCGGCCAAGCCAGGCTGCGGGATGGAGCTTGCCAGGTTGCTCGCCCACCAGGACGAAGCCGCGGCGGAGGACCCGAAGAGCCCGGTGTACCGGAGCACGGTCTTCCAGCGTGACGACATCGTGGTGCGTCTCATCGACGTGACGGGCGAACTGGACGCGGACCCCGTCGCCGCGCTCGGAGTCAAGGGCGCGAAGAAGGCCGCGGAGCTGGAGCGTCTCCTCGACGGTGCCGCGATCGGCGTCGAGGGCTCCCTGGAGACGGAACGCAACATCAACCGCCTCCTGTCGCACGTCGACATGATGCCCGTCACCGACCGCTCGGCGGATTCCTGA
- a CDS encoding cupin domain-containing protein, with translation MFKKHPRIVDLSETEPNRRRGGDIRAMLTPATAGSTSGFMGLALIQPGERIGEHYHPYSEEFVYVVNGALEVDLDGDTFALRPDQGLLIPINMRHRFRNVGDTEARMVFHLGPLAPRPSLGHVDTEVTDDTAPGPEFATAGADLSAPDHGQPSERSGAIK, from the coding sequence ATGTTCAAGAAGCATCCACGCATCGTGGACCTGAGCGAGACGGAACCCAACCGCAGGCGCGGAGGCGACATCCGGGCCATGCTCACGCCCGCCACGGCGGGGTCCACCAGCGGCTTCATGGGCCTGGCCCTCATCCAGCCCGGCGAGCGCATCGGTGAGCACTACCACCCGTACTCCGAGGAGTTCGTGTACGTCGTCAACGGCGCCCTCGAAGTGGACCTGGACGGCGACACCTTCGCCCTGCGGCCCGATCAGGGTCTGCTGATCCCGATCAACATGCGGCACCGCTTCCGCAACGTCGGCGACACGGAAGCCCGCATGGTCTTCCACCTGGGCCCGCTCGCTCCGCGTCCGAGCCTCGGCCACGTCGACACGGAGGTGACCGACGACACCGCGCCCGGCCCCGAGTTCGCCACCGCCGGGGCGGACCTGTCCGCGCCGGACCACGGACAGCCGTCCGAGCGAAGTGGGGCCATAAAGTGA
- a CDS encoding beta-ketoacyl-[acyl-carrier-protein] synthase family protein — MTRRVAVTGIGVVAPGGTGATAFWDLLSNGRTATRGISLFDPAGLRSRIAAECDFDPLAHGLDPELSEHADRYIQFAVVAAGEAVRDSGLDTGKEDPWRVAVSLGSAVGGTTRLEHDYVQVSERGRRWDVDHRAADPQLHLAFSPSTLASVVAEEFGAQGPVQTVSTGCTSGLDAVGYAFHTIEEGRADVCIAGASDSPISPITMACFDAIKATSPNNDDPEHASRPFDAHRNGFVMGEGGAVLVLEEYEHARARGARIYCEISGYATYGNAYHMTGLTSEGLEMARAIDTTLAQARVDPTLIDYVNAHGSGTRQNDRHETAAVKRSLGEHAYKTPMSSIKSMVGHSLGAIGAIEVVACVLALKHQVVPPTANYETPDPECDLDYVPCTARPRKLNNVLSVGSGFGGFQSAVLLTGPGGRNR, encoded by the coding sequence GTGACCCGGCGGGTGGCCGTCACCGGTATCGGTGTGGTCGCTCCGGGCGGCACCGGGGCGACGGCGTTCTGGGACCTCCTGTCCAACGGCCGCACCGCGACCCGTGGCATCTCGCTGTTCGACCCGGCGGGCCTGCGTTCCCGCATAGCCGCCGAATGCGACTTCGACCCGCTCGCGCACGGCCTCGACCCGGAGCTGAGTGAACACGCCGACCGGTACATCCAGTTCGCGGTGGTCGCGGCCGGGGAAGCCGTCCGCGACTCCGGACTCGACACCGGCAAGGAGGACCCCTGGCGGGTCGCGGTCTCCCTGGGCAGCGCCGTCGGCGGCACCACCCGCCTGGAACACGACTATGTCCAGGTCAGCGAAAGGGGCCGGCGGTGGGACGTGGACCACCGCGCGGCCGACCCGCAGCTGCACCTGGCGTTCTCGCCCAGCACGCTGGCCTCGGTCGTCGCCGAGGAGTTCGGTGCCCAGGGACCGGTGCAGACCGTCTCCACCGGCTGCACCTCCGGACTCGACGCGGTCGGCTACGCCTTCCACACCATCGAGGAGGGCCGGGCGGACGTCTGCATAGCCGGGGCGTCGGACTCTCCGATATCCCCGATCACCATGGCCTGCTTCGACGCCATCAAGGCCACCTCACCCAACAACGACGACCCCGAGCACGCCTCCCGGCCCTTCGACGCCCACCGCAACGGCTTCGTCATGGGCGAGGGCGGCGCGGTACTGGTCCTGGAGGAGTACGAGCACGCCCGAGCCCGCGGCGCGCGCATCTACTGCGAGATAAGCGGCTACGCCACCTACGGCAACGCCTACCACATGACCGGTCTGACCAGTGAGGGGCTGGAGATGGCCCGGGCGATCGACACCACGCTCGCCCAGGCCCGCGTCGACCCCACCCTGATCGACTACGTCAACGCGCACGGCTCGGGCACCCGACAGAACGACCGGCACGAGACCGCCGCGGTCAAGCGGTCCCTGGGCGAGCACGCCTACAAGACGCCCATGAGCTCCATCAAATCCATGGTGGGGCACTCGCTTGGCGCGATCGGCGCGATCGAGGTCGTCGCCTGCGTCCTCGCCCTGAAGCACCAAGTGGTGCCGCCCACGGCGAACTACGAAACTCCCGACCCCGAGTGCGACCTGGACTACGTGCCGTGCACCGCACGTCCGCGGAAGCTGAACAACGTGCTCTCCGTGGGCAGCGGATTCGGCGGATTCCAGTCCGCGGTGCTCCTGACCGGGCCGGGTGGGAGGAACCGATGA